The following coding sequences are from one Kallotenue papyrolyticum window:
- a CDS encoding choice-of-anchor I family protein, which produces MQRAMRLVLLLMGLGSPGLLLTACGFAPEPRIVLAPLGTYATGVYGRSAAEIPAYDPASRRLFIVNADAATVDVVDIADPAQPTLLHTIDVTPYGAVANSVAVHNGLVAVAVEASNKTDPGTVVLFDRDGRLLAQVRVGALPDMLTFTPDGRRIVVANEGEPESDYDTDPEGSISIIDLQPDPRAPGPAAVRTIGFAEFNAGASRHAELDPQIRIYGPGASVAQDLEPEYIAVAPDSRTAYVTLQENNALGIIDLEQGRVTRLVAFGTKDHSLPGMGLDASDQDGAINITSWPVRGMYQPDGIAAFSIGGQTFLATANEGDIREYEAFDEEHRLDEPIFRLDPGRFPNAAELKQDERLGRLYASTASGDVDRDGDFDELHVFGARSFAIWDAQGKLVYDSGEDFERIIANQFPDHFNASMERAVFDERSDDRGPEPEAIAVGVVRNKTLAFIGLETMGGVMVYDISNPRQPDFVQYINPRRFTADQDPTASGDAGPEGMLFIPAHQSPIRLPLLVVANEMSGSTTVYQLRP; this is translated from the coding sequence ATGCAACGCGCCATGCGCCTCGTGTTGCTGCTTATGGGTCTTGGGAGTCCCGGCCTGCTGTTGACAGCCTGTGGTTTTGCCCCCGAGCCGCGGATAGTGTTGGCACCGCTCGGAACCTATGCTACGGGCGTATATGGGCGCAGCGCCGCTGAGATCCCGGCCTATGATCCTGCTAGCCGGCGCTTGTTCATTGTAAATGCCGACGCAGCGACCGTGGATGTGGTCGATATTGCCGATCCAGCACAGCCGACTTTGTTGCACACCATCGATGTTACACCCTACGGGGCGGTTGCGAACAGCGTTGCGGTTCATAATGGCCTGGTAGCTGTAGCAGTTGAGGCAAGCAATAAAACCGATCCCGGCACGGTGGTTTTGTTCGATCGTGATGGGCGTTTGCTGGCTCAGGTAAGGGTTGGTGCGCTGCCCGATATGCTTACTTTTACGCCGGATGGCCGGCGCATTGTGGTGGCGAATGAGGGTGAGCCTGAAAGCGACTATGACACCGATCCAGAGGGTTCGATCAGTATCATCGATCTCCAACCTGATCCACGCGCGCCAGGACCTGCGGCAGTGCGAACGATCGGCTTCGCCGAGTTTAATGCCGGCGCTTCCCGACACGCCGAACTGGATCCGCAGATCCGCATCTACGGACCGGGCGCTAGCGTCGCGCAGGATCTGGAGCCGGAATACATCGCCGTGGCGCCCGACTCGCGCACGGCCTATGTTACCTTGCAGGAAAACAATGCCTTAGGGATCATCGATCTGGAGCAAGGCCGCGTGACACGCTTAGTTGCGTTCGGCACGAAGGACCATTCTTTGCCGGGGATGGGGCTGGACGCCAGCGATCAGGATGGAGCCATCAATATCACCTCCTGGCCTGTGCGGGGGATGTACCAGCCGGATGGGATTGCTGCGTTCTCGATCGGTGGTCAAACCTTTCTGGCTACGGCCAATGAAGGTGATATTCGCGAGTATGAGGCCTTCGATGAGGAACATCGACTGGATGAGCCGATCTTTCGTCTCGATCCGGGTCGCTTTCCAAACGCGGCTGAGCTGAAACAGGATGAACGGCTTGGGCGCCTATATGCTTCAACGGCTAGTGGTGATGTCGATCGTGACGGAGATTTTGATGAGCTGCATGTGTTTGGTGCGCGCTCCTTCGCAATTTGGGACGCGCAGGGTAAGCTTGTTTATGACAGTGGGGAGGATTTCGAGCGCATCATTGCCAACCAGTTTCCAGACCATTTCAACGCGAGTATGGAACGCGCTGTATTCGATGAGCGTAGCGACGATCGCGGACCGGAGCCAGAAGCGATCGCGGTGGGGGTGGTGAGGAACAAGACGTTGGCCTTTATCGGGCTGGAAACGATGGGGGGCGTGATGGTATATGATATCAGCAATCCGCGTCAGCCGGACTTTGTCCAGTATATCAATCCCCGGCGCTTCACCGCCGATCAAGACCCGACGGCGAGCGGTGATGCCGGACCAGAAGGCATGCTCTTTATTCCGGCACATCAGAGCCCTATCCGTCTGCCGTTGCTGGTGGTGGCCAACGAGATGAGCGGCTCAACCACGGTGTATCAGCTTCGTCCCTAA
- a CDS encoding PhoX family protein, protein MTHQPDRLWHRLLEARLSRRAALKGSLAAAGAAMLPLDLRMAVPHRAAPAAGSAVPAALTRPPFRPIRPTTADDVVLPRGYRYTVVRIYGDEIAPGQPFGYNADYIGYFPIDLLEGGRSSVDGLLTVNHEYTNPLLQYGYSGGPKSAQQIRIERESVGLSVFRVQRQRNGRWAFVQDGHNRRVTGYTTCRLTGPVAGTSAVFGATEVTGSVGNCSGGMTPWGTVLSCEENVDEYGAPVTTSFGGGWDNYTKEHHGWVVEVDPFNPNDVPRKHTAMGRFRHENVAVMVSPSGRVVCYMGDDKNDSCVYKFVSEGAYDPRNREANLRLLERGKLYAADFANGKWLLLDYASQKALREATKSDGTPLFRDQADVLADARAAALALKATPVDRPEDIEIHPLTGHVYIALTNNTAHGNFHGQIVRLIETDHNPEALTFDWEFFAVGGPQSGFSSPDNLIFDPYGNLWMVTDISSSRAGKGIYRFHGNNAMFFFATEGPDAGKAYQFASGPVECEMTGPMWTPDGTTLFLAIQHPGEESPSLNELTSHWPNLNGDPLPRPGVIAITGFPGWRGQRSFLPF, encoded by the coding sequence ATGACGCACCAACCGGATCGCCTCTGGCATCGTCTGCTGGAAGCCCGCCTGTCGCGGCGTGCCGCATTGAAGGGTAGCTTGGCAGCCGCTGGCGCGGCTATGTTGCCGCTCGATCTGCGCATGGCTGTGCCGCATCGCGCTGCGCCGGCCGCCGGGAGCGCCGTTCCCGCGGCGCTGACACGTCCGCCGTTTCGTCCGATTCGTCCTACAACTGCCGACGATGTGGTGTTGCCCCGCGGCTATCGTTACACCGTGGTGCGCATCTATGGCGATGAGATCGCGCCCGGGCAGCCCTTCGGCTACAACGCTGATTATATTGGCTATTTTCCTATCGATCTGCTGGAGGGTGGCCGCTCGTCGGTCGATGGCCTGCTCACAGTCAATCACGAATATACCAATCCGTTGCTGCAGTATGGCTATAGCGGTGGTCCCAAGAGTGCCCAGCAGATCCGCATCGAACGCGAAAGCGTCGGCCTGTCGGTGTTTCGGGTGCAGCGCCAGCGCAATGGACGCTGGGCCTTTGTCCAGGATGGCCATAACCGCCGCGTGACGGGCTACACCACCTGTCGTCTGACCGGTCCTGTAGCCGGAACGTCCGCCGTCTTTGGGGCGACCGAGGTCACCGGCAGCGTCGGCAACTGTTCGGGCGGCATGACGCCCTGGGGAACGGTGCTCTCCTGCGAGGAGAACGTGGACGAATATGGTGCGCCGGTGACCACGTCGTTCGGCGGTGGGTGGGACAACTACACCAAGGAGCACCACGGCTGGGTCGTGGAGGTCGATCCCTTCAATCCTAATGATGTGCCACGCAAACATACCGCCATGGGCCGCTTCCGTCACGAAAACGTAGCGGTGATGGTCAGCCCCAGCGGGCGTGTGGTGTGCTACATGGGCGACGACAAAAACGACTCGTGCGTGTACAAGTTCGTCAGCGAGGGCGCCTACGATCCGCGTAATCGCGAGGCCAATCTGCGCCTGCTGGAACGCGGCAAGCTCTACGCCGCGGATTTCGCCAACGGCAAGTGGCTCCTGCTGGACTATGCCAGCCAGAAGGCGCTGCGCGAGGCAACCAAGAGCGATGGCACGCCGCTGTTTCGTGATCAGGCCGATGTGCTGGCCGATGCACGCGCCGCGGCGCTGGCGCTCAAAGCCACGCCGGTGGACCGCCCCGAGGATATCGAGATCCACCCGCTTACCGGCCATGTCTATATCGCGCTGACCAACAACACGGCGCATGGCAACTTCCACGGCCAGATCGTCCGCCTGATCGAAACCGATCATAACCCCGAAGCACTGACCTTTGACTGGGAGTTCTTCGCGGTCGGCGGGCCGCAGAGCGGCTTTTCGTCGCCCGACAACCTGATCTTCGATCCCTACGGCAACCTGTGGATGGTGACGGATATCTCCTCCAGCCGCGCGGGCAAGGGCATCTACCGCTTCCATGGCAATAACGCCATGTTCTTCTTCGCTACGGAAGGGCCCGACGCCGGCAAAGCCTATCAGTTCGCCTCGGGACCGGTGGAGTGTGAGATGACCGGTCCGATGTGGACGCCGGACGGCACCACACTCTTTCTCGCGATCCAGCATCCGGGCGAGGAG